The Streptomyces sp. NBC_01363 region CCCCGGGGCGGCCGAGGCCGGCGACCTGTTCGGCGGCGCCGCCAAGCTGGTCGACGCCAACCGCGACGGCCGCAGCGAACTGGCCGTCGGCGCCCCCGGCGAGAACAGCGACGCAGGCTCCCTGTGGGTCTTCCCGACCACGGCGGCGGGCCTGACGGCCAAGGGCTCGTTCACCTTCGGCCACGGCACGCTGGGCACCGTGGGAACGTCCGCGACGCTGGGATCGTCGTTCAACCGCTGACCGCACGGGAACGGGGGTGGGGCCGGCCCCACCCCCGGGAGTCGGGCAGCGGGTATGTCCCGCCCCGGGACCGCCTCCTACGGTGAGGCCATGAGCCGAACGAGAGGCCCCCGCACCGTGTGGCGGGCCCTGCCGTCGCCCCGCTTTCCGCTGACCTGTTGGCCCTGGCGGTCGGTCGGCTACCTGATCAGCGGTGCCCTGGCCGGCGCGGTCGTCCTGGTGGTGACCGTGACCGGTGCGGTCGTGGGCGGTGCGCTCTCCGTCGTGCTGATCGGGCTGCCGCTGCTCGCCCTCCTGGCCCTGACCGGCATTCCGGTGGCGGCCCTGGAGCGGCGCAGGCTCGGCCTGATGGGTCCCGTCCCGGCCCCGGACCCGCACCGCCGACCGGCCGAACCGGGGCTGCGGAGCTGGGCGGCCTGCCGGTTCCGGGAACGGGCGACCTGGTGGGAGCTCGGGTACGCGCTGCTGTTCGCCGTGGTCCTGTGGCCGCTCGACGCCCTGGCGGTGACCGTCTGTACGGCCGTACCGCTGGCGATGCTGAGCACCCCCGTACTGATGGAGGTCTACGGGGACGGCTCGGAGTTCCGCGTGGTGAAGCTGTGGACGGTCACGACCTGGCCCGAAGCCTTCGCGGCGGCGGCCTGCGGACTCGTCCTCCTGCTGCTCGGCAGCTACGCCCTCGGCGCGCTGGCCGGGGCCAGAGCGGAACTGACCCGCCTCCTGCTCACTCCCGGACCGGCCGGGCCGGACGAACGGGTCATGGAACTGGCCCGCTCCCGGGTCCGGCTGGTCGACGCCTTCGAGGCCGAGCGCCGCCGCATCGAACGCGATCTGCACGACGGCGCCCAGCAGCGCATCGTCGCCCTCACCATGATGCTCGGCCTGGCCCGGCTGGACGCCCCGCCGGGCCCCCTCGCCGACCAGCTCACCAGGGCCCACGAGGAGGCCGGCAAGGCGCTCGCGGAACTGCGCGAACTGATCCACGGCATCCACCCCCAGGTCCTGGCCGACTACGGCCTCCAGGCCGCGGTCGCCGACGCCGCCGAACGCTCCGTGATCCCCGTCGGGCTGGACGTCGAACTGCCCGGCAGACTCCCCGAAGCCGTCGAGGCGGCCGCGTACTTCGTGGTCTGCGAGGCGCTGGCCAACGTCGCCAGACACAGCGGCGCGAGCCGCGCCGAGGTCCGCGGAGGCCACCGCGGAGGCCGGCTGTTCCTGGAGATCCACGACGACGGACGGGGCGGTGCGAGCACGTCCGGAGGCGGCAGCGGACTGACCGGCCTGGCCGACCGGGTGTCCGTGCTCGATGGCAGACTTGCGCTGTTCAGCCCGGCCGGGGGCCCGACCCGATTGCGTGTGGAGATTCCTTGCGAGTGGACCGATCGCTCCGCGTAGTCCTGGCCGAGGACAGCGTGCTGCTGCGCGAGGGACTGACCGGTCTGCTCGGCCGCTTCGGCCACGAGGTGGTCGCCGCCGTCGGTGACGCGGAAGCGCTCGTGGCGGCCGTCGCCGAACACGGACCGGACATCGTCGTGACCGACGTCCGGATGCCACCCGGCTTCCAGGACGAGGGCCTGCACGCGGCGGTCCGGCTCCGCGAGAGCCGGCCCACCCTCCCGGTACTGGTCCTGAGCCAGTACGTGCAACGCGCCTACGCCGCGGACCTCCTGGACTCCGGGGACGGTTCGGGCGTCGGCTATCTGCTCAAGGACCGGGTCGGCCAGATCGAGGAGTTCATCGACGCGCTGCGGGAGGTCGCCGACGGCGGCACGGTCGTCGACCCGGAGGTCGTACGCCAACTCCTGCGCCGCCGCCGCGATCCGCTGGAACGCCTCACCGCCAGGGAGCGCGAGGTGCTCGCCCTGGTGGCCCAGGGCCGGTCGAACGGCGCTGTCGCCCGCGAACTGGTCGTCTCCGAGGCGGCGGTGGGCAAGCACATCGGCAACATCCTCGCCAAACTGGACCTCCCGCCGGCCGACGAGACGCACCGCAGGGTCCTCGCGGTCCTGACCTTCCTGCGGTCCTGATCGTCCTGCGGTCCTGATCGTCCTGCGCGCCCGGCCTTCCTGCGGTCCTGGCCTTCCTGCGCGCCCGATCGTCCTGCGGTCCTGATCTTCCTGCGTGCCCGATCGTCCTGCGCGCCTGACGACCGACCCGCCGCCCGCTCCGTCGGCATCTGCGTCCAGCCTTACGCCGCCGCCACGCCGCGCTCGCTAGCGTGCCCCGGGCAGAGAAAAAGGCCCCCCGGTACGGAGGGCCTCGTGATCATGCGCGCTGTGCGCCCCCGGCAGGACTCGAACCTGCGGCCAAGCGCTTAGAAGGCGCCTGCTCTATCCACTGAGCTACGGGGGCCGGGTGGTGGCCTCGGCGGCCGGAAGCCCTGGGGCCGGGCCGGTCGGTGACCTGCCGGGACAAGGATAGGGCTCCGATCGCCTCGTCCTGGTTGCTTCACCTGCGTGGCACGATGTGGAGGTTCGGTGAAGCGAACCGATAATCGCAGGTAGGTGGGATTCGTGCAGCGCTTTTCGCGCCTCGCGCCCCGGGTGTTGTGCACTCGTTATGCCTGCGCCCCACTCGTCCCGTCTGTCCCGACTTGGTTCCTGGGAGAGAACCGGCGCGCAGAGGTGGCTATACGCTTCAAAAAGGCGCCAAAATTGGGCATTCTTCGCATGTGGTGACCTTGGACGTACGGCCTCAGCTCATCGACGCACTTTCCGCCCTGCGCGACCGTGTCGCTGCCGTGCGTCTTCCACTCCCGCTGCCGGGGGCCGCGCGCGCCCGGCAGACCCGGAGCGAGCTGCTCGCCCAGCTCGACGACTATCTGCTTCCCCGGCTCAGGGATCCTGAAGCGCCCCTGCTCGCGGTCATCGGCGGGTCGACCGGGGCGGGGAAGTCGACGCTGGTCAACTCGCTGGTGGGACGACCGGTCAGCGAGGCCGGGGTGCTGCGGCCGACCACCCGGACACCCGTGCTCGTCTGCCATCCGGATGATCACCACTGGTTCGCGGGAGTGCGCGTACTGCCGCAGCTGACCCGGGTCTGGCTGCCGCCGGAGGAGCCCGGGGAGCCGGGCCGGTGCGACGACCTCGACGGGCTCGACGGACTGGACGGGAGCGAGGAGGAGGACGGAACCGCGTTGCGGGTCGAGACCTCGCCCGGACTGCCGCGCGGGCTCGCACTGCTCGACGCGCCCGACATCGACTCGCTCGTGGTGCGGAACCGGATGCTGGCCGCCGAGCTGATCTGCGCCGCGGACGTGTGGGTGATGGTGACCACGGCCTCCCGGTACGCGGACGCGGTGCCCTGGCATCTGCTGCGTACCGCCAAGCAGTACGACGCCTCGCTCGTCACCGTCCTCGACCGGGTGCCGCACCAGGTGATCGCCGAGGTGTCGCGGCAGTACGGGGCGCTGCTCACCCGGGCGGGCCTCGGCGAGGTGCCGCGCTTCACCATTCCCGAGCTGCCCGAATCGGCCGGTGGCGGCAGCGGGCTGCTGCCCACGACCGCCGTCGCCCCGCTGCGGGCCTGGCTCAGCCACCGCGCCCAGGACCCGGCGGCCCGTCAGCAGGCGGTCGGGCGTACGGCGGCCGGGGTCATCGACTCGCTGGACGTGCGGATGCCCGAGCTGGCCGGGGCGGTCGCGGCGCAGTACGCGGCGGCCGTGCGGCTGACCGGCGTGGTCGAGGACGCGTACCGCGCGGAAGGCGCCCGGGTCCGGCGCAGGCTGCGCAGCGGCGGCGTGCTCGCCGGGGACGCCCGGACCAGATGGCGCGGATACCCGCTGTACAGCACCTCCGGGGAACTCCTCGAAGCGCTGGTCGAAAGCCTTTCCGCACTCCTGCGGTGCGCCGTGGCCGCCGCCGACGAACAGATCCGTACGACCTGGCAACGCGAACCCGCGGCCGGGGAGTTCGGCTTCGAGGGCGTCGGCCGGGAGGCCGGGGGATGGGGACCCGCCGAGGACATCCGGGGCCGGATCACCATGGCCGTACGGCGCTGGTGGCGGGTCCTGGAGGAGCTGGCCGAGGAAGAGGTACGCCGTCCGGAACGCAATGCCGCGCCCGACGCCGAGACCGTGGCGGCGCTGCTGGCCGCCGCACTGCTCGGTGGCCGCCGCACCCGGGGCGCCGGGGAGCAGCTCGCCGAACGGATCGGCGCCCAGGGCGCGCTGCGGCTGCGCGACAAGGGCGGGGTGCTGCTCACCGACTGCCTCGACCGGGTGCTGAACGGCGAGCGCGACCGGCGGCTCGCGCCGCTCGACGCGCTCGACGTGGCCCCGGAGCCGCAGGCCGAACTGATCGCCGCGCTGTCCGTACTGCAGAAGGAGAGGTGGCAGCGATGACTGCCGTCACTGACGAGCCAACCGGCCGGATCGGGAGTCCCGCTTCCCACGAGGACCGGGACGCGGGCGGGCGGGGCCGGGTCCCGGAGGCGGGCCGGGTTCCCGGGGCGGGCCGGATCCCGGAGGCGGGCCGGGACTGGAACGACGGGCTCATCGCCCGGCGGGCGGCGGCCAAGGCGGCGGACCCGGAGCCCGGGACCGCCCTGGACGACGACGCACGGCCGCCCCAGGTCGAGGCCTATGTGCCTTCCGGCGGCCCGCTCCGGCCGCGGCTCGACGCGCTGCGTGAACTCGTCGGGCTGTCCAGGGCCCGGCTCGACGGCGACACCCTCGCCGAAGCGGGACGTGTGCTCGACGAAGCGGCGGCCCGGCAGCGGCTCTCCTCCCGGCACACCGTCGTCGCCATCGCCGGGGCCACCGGCAGCGGCAAGTCGACGCTCTTCAACACCCTCGCGGGCGCCCAGATCTCCGACACCGGGCTGCGCCGGCCGACCACCGCCGCCCCCATCGCCTGCTCCTGGACCGACGGGGCCGCCGGACTGCTCGACCGGCTCGCCATTCCCGGACGGCTCAGGCGCAGGCCGCAGCAGGGCGGGGCGGACACCGACGAGGCGCTCCGGGGCCTCGTCCTCGTCGACCTGCCCGACCACGACTCGGCGGCGACCGAACACCGGGAACAGGTCGACCGGGTGCTCGCGCTGGTCGACGCGGTGATCTGGGTGGTCGACCCGGAGAAGTACGCGGACGCGGCCCTGCACGAGCGCTATCTGCGGCCGCTCGCCGGGCACGCCGAGATCACCTTCGTCGTCCTCAACCAGATCGACCGGCTGCCGGGCGACGCGGCCGACCAGGTCCTCGACGATCTGCGCCGGCTGCTCGACGAGGACGGCATGGCGCTCGGCGAACACGGCGAACCGGGCGCCACCGTCATGCCCTTGTCCGCGCTCACCGGCGCCGGCGTCGGCGAACTGCGCGAGGTGCTCGGCCGGTTCGTCCAGGAGCGCACCGCGGCGGCGCGCCGGCTCTCCGCGGACGTGGACGCCGCCGCGGCCAGGCTCCGCCCGGTGTACGTGGCCGAGGGGCGCCCCGGTCTCGGGGAAGGGGCCCGCGAGGAGTTCGCCGACCGGCTGGCGGAAGCCGTCGGGGCGGCCGCGGCGGGCCAGGCGGCCGAGCGCGAGTGGCGCAGGAACGCCGGACGGGCGTGCGGTACGCCGTGGCTGCGGTTGTGGCGCTGGTACGAGTCCACCCGGCGCCCCGGAAGCCTGGAGCGCCCGGCGCAGCCCGAGCCTCCCGAGGAGCAGCTCACCGCCCGGCAGTGCGTCGAGCAGGCAGTACGGACGGTGGCGGACGAGGCAGCGGACGGACTGCCGGCCCCCTGGGCGCAGGCGGTCCGCGAGGCCGCGGTGCACGGTGCGGACGGGCTGCCGGAGGCGCTCGACGCGCTGGTGGAAAGGGCCGGCACCGAGCACGCCCCCGCCGGTTCGGCGGTGGTGGCGACGGGCGTCGCCGGGGCCTCCGGCGTGGCGCACAGCGGCCGTGTGGGCGGGAAGCCGCCGCGGCCGAAGTGGTGGCCCGCCGCGGTGCTGGCGCAGGCGTCGATGACCTTGCTGCAGATCTTCGGCGGTCTCTGGCTGGTCGGCCAGATCGTCGGCGTACTCGAACCGGGATTCCTCACGCCCGCCCTGGTGATGCTGGCCGGGGTCGTCGGCGGTCCCCTGGTGGAGTGGTCGTGCGCGGCCGCGGCACGTGGGCCGGCGCGGCGGTACGGGCAGGAGGCCGAGCGGCAGTTGCGCGAGGCGGCGGCGGCCTGCGGCCGGGCCCGGGTGCTCGATCCGGTGGCCGCCGAACTCGTGCGGTACCGCGAGGTGCGGGAGAGGTACGCGGCGGTGACGGAGATTTCCACAACCGGCGGGTAGTCCACAGGCCCCAGCGGGATTTCCGCCTCCCCTTCAACCTGGGATCAGTGACCGCGTGGACGCGATCGCTGATCCGAAGGCCGAAGGGGAGGCGGAGTCATGAACGACACCTTGGTGACACTGGTGGGCAACGCGGCGACGGGGGTGGAGTTCCGGGAGACCGCGACCGGCGGAATGGCGCGATTCCGGTTCGCGGTGACGCCGCGCCGCTGGGACCGCGAGAAACAGCTCTGGACGGACGGGCACACCAGCTTCTACACCGTGTGGGCCTGGCGGACTCTGGCCTTGAACCTGTCCGGTTCCGTTTCCGTAGGGGAACCACTGGTGGTCCACGGCAGGCTGAAGGTGCGCGAGGAGGAACGGGAGGGGCAGCGCCGGACGTTCGTGGACATCGAGGCGGTCGCGGTGGGCCACGATCTGACACGGGGGACTGCCGCGTTCCGGCGGGTGATGAGGGGGGAACCCGCGCTGACGGCACGGGTGGGGAGCGTGGACAGGGCGGGCGGACCCGGGACGGGCGGATCGGGCGGACCGGAAGGGGGCACCGGGACGGAGGGGTTCGCCGGGCCGGACGGCCCCGGCGAGTCCCGGGAGCCGGACCGTTCCAGGAGCAGGCGGTCGACGGGGCGTCAGAAGGCCGGGCAGGAACTGGCGTCGGTGCCGTGACAGGCCGGCAGTGGGCGGAAAGCGGGCCGAAATCGGGCCGGGGGCGGGCCGGGAAGGCGAACGGGAGTGATACCGGCGATAACGATTCCGATTCGGAATGGTTGTACGACGGTATGACGGGGGACTGTTCATCGCTTCGTCCTTAGGATTCCCCAGTACTCACGGGGCACTTGAGTCGACTGGCGGGGCAGTCCCCACACGCGCATCAGGCGCGGAGGGTCCCGCCCGGAGGGGAATTCTGTGTTTTCTGCTTCTTCAGCGACCGCTTCGTCGTCCTTGGGGGCGACGGCCAATTCTCCGAGGCGGCGCGGCATAGCCCGGCTGGCCGCATCAGTGGTGGCATCCGGTCTGGTCATGGCAGGCGCCCTCGTCGGCGCGGGCAGCGCGGTCGCCGACGAGGCGCCGCAGCACCAGGGCGGCGCGGCCGCGGTGCTGGACGGGTTGAAGACCTTCGACCGTGCCGTACTGCACGCGGACGGCAGGAACCAGCAGCTGCCCGCCGGCCTCTTCGAGATGACCGTCGACGGCGGCGGCCAGCTCAAGACGTACTGCATCGACATCCACAACCCCACCCAGGACCAGGCGAAGTACCTGGAGACCCCCTGGAACCAGACCTCGCTCGGCAGCAACAAGAACGCCGGCAAGATCCGCTGGATCCTGGAGCACTCCTACCCGCAGGTCGACGACCTCGCGGAGCTCGCCAAGGAGGCCGGCACCGGGCCGCTCACCGAGAAGACCGCGGCGGCGGGCACCCAGGTCGCCATCTGGCGCTACTCGGACAACGTCGACGTCGAGGCCTCCGACGCCCAGGCCGAGAAGCTCGCCGACTGGCTGGAGCACAGCGCCGTCGACCAGGCCGAGCCCAAGGCGTCCCTCGCCCTGGACCCGGCCGCGGTCTCCGGCCGGTCCGGTGAGCGGCTCGGCCCGGTCACCGTCCGTACCAACGCCGGCCAGGTCTCCGTGACCCCGCCCGCCGACGCCGCCAGCGGTGTCAAGGTCACCGACAAGGCCGGCAAGCCCGTCAGCGCCGCGGCCAACGGCGCCGAGCTCTACTTCGACGTGCCGGACGGCGCCGCCGACGGCACCGCCTCGCTGACGGTCCAGGCCACCACCTCGGTGCCGGTCGGCCGGGCCTTCGCCGGTGTGACCAAGAGCCAGACCATGATCCTGGCCGGCTCCAGCGAGACCACGGTCTCCGCGACCGCCACCGGGACCTGGGCCAAGAAGGGCGCCATCCCGGCCGTCTCGGCGAAGAAGAACTGCGCCAAGGGCGGCGTGGACGTCACCGCCGCCAACGAGGGCGACGAGGCCTTCACCTTCGAGCTGGCCGGTGTGAAGCACACCATCGAGGCGGGCAAGTCCGAGACGATCACCGTCCCGGTCGCCGAGGACCAGGCGTACGACTTCACGATCACCGGCCCCGGTGGCTTCACGAAGACGTTCAAGGGCGTCCTGGACTGCAAGACCAGCGGCAGCGCCACGGGCGGCACCGAGACCCAGACCGGCGGGGACAAGACCCCGGCCACGTCCGGCGGCAGCTCCTCGACCGGTGGCTCGGGCGACCTCGCCGAGACCGGTGGCTCCAGCGCCACCCCGGTCATCGCGGGCGTTGCCATCGCTCTCGTCGTCGTCGGCGGCGGCGCGGTCTTCCTCCTCCGCAAGCGCAAGACGCAGACCGCCGCACAATAATTCCGCACCGTCGCCCCGCACGCTGAATCACGGAGTGACGAGCATGGGGCGGACTGCCACGTTCGCCTGATGACGGCCCCGGTACGCCGCGCGTACCGGGGCCGTCGCATGCCGGAATGCGGC contains the following coding sequences:
- a CDS encoding sensor histidine kinase; translated protein: MSRTRGPRTVWRALPSPRFPLTCWPWRSVGYLISGALAGAVVLVVTVTGAVVGGALSVVLIGLPLLALLALTGIPVAALERRRLGLMGPVPAPDPHRRPAEPGLRSWAACRFRERATWWELGYALLFAVVLWPLDALAVTVCTAVPLAMLSTPVLMEVYGDGSEFRVVKLWTVTTWPEAFAAAACGLVLLLLGSYALGALAGARAELTRLLLTPGPAGPDERVMELARSRVRLVDAFEAERRRIERDLHDGAQQRIVALTMMLGLARLDAPPGPLADQLTRAHEEAGKALAELRELIHGIHPQVLADYGLQAAVADAAERSVIPVGLDVELPGRLPEAVEAAAYFVVCEALANVARHSGASRAEVRGGHRGGRLFLEIHDDGRGGASTSGGGSGLTGLADRVSVLDGRLALFSPAGGPTRLRVEIPCEWTDRSA
- a CDS encoding response regulator transcription factor — protein: MDRSLRVVLAEDSVLLREGLTGLLGRFGHEVVAAVGDAEALVAAVAEHGPDIVVTDVRMPPGFQDEGLHAAVRLRESRPTLPVLVLSQYVQRAYAADLLDSGDGSGVGYLLKDRVGQIEEFIDALREVADGGTVVDPEVVRQLLRRRRDPLERLTAREREVLALVAQGRSNGAVARELVVSEAAVGKHIGNILAKLDLPPADETHRRVLAVLTFLRS
- a CDS encoding single-stranded DNA-binding protein — its product is MNDTLVTLVGNAATGVEFRETATGGMARFRFAVTPRRWDREKQLWTDGHTSFYTVWAWRTLALNLSGSVSVGEPLVVHGRLKVREEEREGQRRTFVDIEAVAVGHDLTRGTAAFRRVMRGEPALTARVGSVDRAGGPGTGGSGGPEGGTGTEGFAGPDGPGESREPDRSRSRRSTGRQKAGQELASVP
- a CDS encoding Cys-Gln thioester bond-forming surface protein, which gives rise to MFSASSATASSSLGATANSPRRRGIARLAASVVASGLVMAGALVGAGSAVADEAPQHQGGAAAVLDGLKTFDRAVLHADGRNQQLPAGLFEMTVDGGGQLKTYCIDIHNPTQDQAKYLETPWNQTSLGSNKNAGKIRWILEHSYPQVDDLAELAKEAGTGPLTEKTAAAGTQVAIWRYSDNVDVEASDAQAEKLADWLEHSAVDQAEPKASLALDPAAVSGRSGERLGPVTVRTNAGQVSVTPPADAASGVKVTDKAGKPVSAAANGAELYFDVPDGAADGTASLTVQATTSVPVGRAFAGVTKSQTMILAGSSETTVSATATGTWAKKGAIPAVSAKKNCAKGGVDVTAANEGDEAFTFELAGVKHTIEAGKSETITVPVAEDQAYDFTITGPGGFTKTFKGVLDCKTSGSATGGTETQTGGDKTPATSGGSSSTGGSGDLAETGGSSATPVIAGVAIALVVVGGGAVFLLRKRKTQTAAQ
- a CDS encoding YfjP family GTPase, with the protein product MTAVTDEPTGRIGSPASHEDRDAGGRGRVPEAGRVPGAGRIPEAGRDWNDGLIARRAAAKAADPEPGTALDDDARPPQVEAYVPSGGPLRPRLDALRELVGLSRARLDGDTLAEAGRVLDEAAARQRLSSRHTVVAIAGATGSGKSTLFNTLAGAQISDTGLRRPTTAAPIACSWTDGAAGLLDRLAIPGRLRRRPQQGGADTDEALRGLVLVDLPDHDSAATEHREQVDRVLALVDAVIWVVDPEKYADAALHERYLRPLAGHAEITFVVLNQIDRLPGDAADQVLDDLRRLLDEDGMALGEHGEPGATVMPLSALTGAGVGELREVLGRFVQERTAAARRLSADVDAAAARLRPVYVAEGRPGLGEGAREEFADRLAEAVGAAAAGQAAEREWRRNAGRACGTPWLRLWRWYESTRRPGSLERPAQPEPPEEQLTARQCVEQAVRTVADEAADGLPAPWAQAVREAAVHGADGLPEALDALVERAGTEHAPAGSAVVATGVAGASGVAHSGRVGGKPPRPKWWPAAVLAQASMTLLQIFGGLWLVGQIVGVLEPGFLTPALVMLAGVVGGPLVEWSCAAAARGPARRYGQEAERQLREAAAACGRARVLDPVAAELVRYREVRERYAAVTEISTTGG
- a CDS encoding dynamin family protein, with the protein product MDVRPQLIDALSALRDRVAAVRLPLPLPGAARARQTRSELLAQLDDYLLPRLRDPEAPLLAVIGGSTGAGKSTLVNSLVGRPVSEAGVLRPTTRTPVLVCHPDDHHWFAGVRVLPQLTRVWLPPEEPGEPGRCDDLDGLDGLDGSEEEDGTALRVETSPGLPRGLALLDAPDIDSLVVRNRMLAAELICAADVWVMVTTASRYADAVPWHLLRTAKQYDASLVTVLDRVPHQVIAEVSRQYGALLTRAGLGEVPRFTIPELPESAGGGSGLLPTTAVAPLRAWLSHRAQDPAARQQAVGRTAAGVIDSLDVRMPELAGAVAAQYAAAVRLTGVVEDAYRAEGARVRRRLRSGGVLAGDARTRWRGYPLYSTSGELLEALVESLSALLRCAVAAADEQIRTTWQREPAAGEFGFEGVGREAGGWGPAEDIRGRITMAVRRWWRVLEELAEEEVRRPERNAAPDAETVAALLAAALLGGRRTRGAGEQLAERIGAQGALRLRDKGGVLLTDCLDRVLNGERDRRLAPLDALDVAPEPQAELIAALSVLQKERWQR